A genome region from Chengkuizengella sp. SCS-71B includes the following:
- the nrdE gene encoding class 1b ribonucleoside-diphosphate reductase subunit alpha, protein MKHIELNNEVMKQQDDFFQLEKDQEAVRAFMEEVNENTVQFNSLKEKIDYLVENDFYYDVYKDYSIVQIEEIYQCAHSYDFQFQSYMAASKFYKDYAMKTNDKKKYLEHYEDRVTIVGLYLGQGNYNKARKLVEAMMEQRYQPATPTFLNAGKSRRGEMVSCFLLDIDDSLNSINFNLNTSMQLSKIGGGVALNLSKLRSRGESIKEVAGAAKGVLPVMKLLEDSFAYADQMGQRRGSGAVYLNIFHWDVIEFLDTKKINADEKSRIQSLSIGLIIPNKFFELAEKNEPFCMFAPYSVRKEYGVHLDDINIDKMYDELLANPNVKRKEMNARDMLIKISSTQLESGYPYIMFKSNANNQHALKDIGEIKMSNLCSEIFQLQETSIIRDYSEPDEINRDINCNLGSINIVNVMKTKKVRDSVHMGIDALTTVSDLTNINNAPTVKKANDELHSIGLGAMNLHGFLTKNKIAYESEEAKDFANTFFMMVNFYSLEKSMLIAQERGQAFKDFSKSEYAKGTYFTKYIKNNCAPKTEKVRNLFEGIEIPTNEDWKNLQQQVQQHGLYNAYRLAIAPTQSISYIQNSTSSVMPVVDRIETRTYGNSTTYYPMPFLSRENMFYYKSAFNMNQFKLIDLIAEIQQHVDQGISTILYVDSNISTRELARYYIYANKKGLKSLYYTRNKRLDIEECTSCAV, encoded by the coding sequence TTGAAGCATATTGAGCTTAATAATGAAGTAATGAAACAACAAGATGATTTCTTTCAATTAGAGAAGGATCAAGAGGCTGTTAGAGCGTTTATGGAGGAAGTAAATGAAAATACCGTTCAATTTAATTCCTTAAAAGAAAAGATAGATTATTTAGTAGAGAATGATTTTTATTATGATGTGTATAAAGACTATTCCATTGTGCAAATTGAAGAAATCTATCAGTGTGCACACTCGTATGATTTTCAATTTCAATCTTATATGGCTGCATCCAAGTTTTACAAAGATTATGCAATGAAAACAAATGATAAGAAAAAATATTTAGAACATTACGAAGATCGAGTAACGATTGTAGGTTTATATTTAGGTCAAGGGAACTATAACAAAGCTAGAAAGTTAGTAGAGGCAATGATGGAACAAAGATATCAGCCTGCTACGCCAACATTTCTAAATGCTGGTAAAAGCCGTAGGGGTGAGATGGTTTCCTGTTTTCTATTAGACATAGATGATAGTTTGAATTCTATTAATTTTAATTTAAATACTTCCATGCAATTATCTAAAATTGGGGGAGGAGTTGCATTAAATTTATCTAAACTACGCTCACGCGGAGAATCTATCAAAGAAGTGGCTGGGGCAGCTAAAGGTGTATTACCTGTCATGAAATTACTAGAAGACTCTTTTGCTTATGCCGATCAAATGGGTCAACGTAGAGGTTCTGGTGCAGTTTACTTAAATATATTTCACTGGGATGTTATTGAGTTCCTAGATACAAAAAAAATAAATGCAGACGAAAAAAGCAGGATTCAATCTCTTTCCATTGGACTAATTATACCGAACAAATTTTTTGAACTTGCAGAGAAAAACGAGCCCTTCTGTATGTTTGCTCCTTATTCTGTTCGAAAAGAATACGGTGTTCATCTCGATGATATAAACATCGACAAAATGTATGATGAATTGTTGGCCAATCCCAATGTAAAAAGAAAAGAAATGAATGCAAGAGATATGTTGATCAAGATATCTTCTACTCAGTTAGAATCAGGATATCCTTACATTATGTTTAAATCGAATGCTAACAACCAGCATGCCTTGAAGGACATTGGTGAAATCAAAATGTCAAACTTATGTAGTGAGATATTCCAATTGCAGGAGACATCCATCATAAGAGATTATTCAGAGCCTGATGAAATCAATCGAGATATCAATTGTAATTTAGGTTCGATTAACATTGTGAATGTGATGAAAACAAAAAAAGTAAGAGATTCAGTACACATGGGAATTGACGCCCTCACAACAGTGTCAGATTTAACGAATATTAACAACGCCCCAACTGTAAAAAAAGCGAATGATGAATTACATTCTATCGGTTTAGGTGCAATGAACTTACATGGTTTTTTAACAAAAAACAAAATTGCCTATGAGAGTGAAGAGGCGAAGGATTTTGCAAATACATTTTTTATGATGGTTAACTTCTATTCTCTTGAAAAGAGCATGCTGATTGCACAGGAGCGTGGACAAGCATTTAAAGATTTTAGCAAATCAGAATATGCAAAAGGTACTTATTTTACAAAATACATAAAGAATAATTGTGCTCCGAAAACAGAAAAGGTAAGGAATTTATTTGAAGGAATTGAAATTCCTACGAATGAGGATTGGAAAAACCTACAACAACAAGTTCAACAGCATGGATTATATAATGCATATCGTTTAGCGATTGCGCCTACCCAATCTATCAGTTACATTCAAAATTCTACCTCTAGTGTAATGCCAGTTGTAGATCGAATTGAAACGAGAACGTATGGAAATTCAACTACGTATTATCCAATGCCATTTTTGTCTAGAGAAAATATGTTTTATTATAAATCTGCGTTTAATATGAATCAGTTTAAATTAATTGATTTAATTGCAGAAATACAACAGCATGTGGATCAAGGAATAAGTACAATATTGTATGTAGATAGCAATATTTCAACTAGAGAGTTAGCAAGGTATTACATTTATGCAAATAAAAAAGGATTGAAATCACTTTATTATACGAGAAATAAAAGATTAGATATTGAAGAATGTACATCTTGTGCGGTGTAA
- the nrdF gene encoding class 1b ribonucleoside-diphosphate reductase subunit beta, which yields MKAVNWNQPDDEFTKMFWDQNLLQFWIDTEIPLSEDKMSWMELTDTEKEVYKKVLGGLTLLDTEQGGIGMPMISQNLDGLQQKSVLGFMGAMEHIHAKSYSSIFSTLCTTEEINEIFGWVEENEYLQKKAKIISANYQNINTKLDQYLAMVSSVFLESFLFYSGFYYPLFLAGQGKLVHSGEIINLIIRDESIHGVYIGLLAQEIYKELNDEEKLEADLKVKLLLQELYLNEENYANELYRPLGIQEDVKQFSRYNANKALMNLGLEPCFPDEEINAIVLNGLNTNTKNHDFFSTKGNGYIKTLNVEKLTDDDFVFEM from the coding sequence ATGAAAGCTGTAAATTGGAATCAACCAGATGATGAGTTTACAAAAATGTTTTGGGATCAAAATTTGTTGCAATTTTGGATAGATACAGAAATTCCTTTATCTGAAGACAAAATGAGCTGGATGGAATTAACTGATACAGAGAAGGAAGTTTATAAGAAAGTATTAGGTGGACTCACTTTGTTGGATACTGAGCAAGGTGGAATAGGTATGCCAATGATTAGTCAAAATCTTGATGGTTTGCAGCAGAAAAGTGTGCTGGGATTTATGGGAGCTATGGAACATATTCATGCAAAAAGCTATAGCAGTATTTTTTCAACTTTATGTACGACTGAAGAGATCAATGAAATATTTGGATGGGTAGAAGAGAACGAGTATCTTCAAAAGAAAGCAAAAATCATCTCTGCTAATTATCAAAATATTAATACGAAATTAGATCAATATTTAGCGATGGTTTCTAGTGTTTTTTTAGAATCTTTTTTATTCTACAGCGGTTTTTATTATCCTTTGTTTTTGGCAGGACAAGGAAAACTAGTACACAGTGGTGAAATCATTAATTTGATTATAAGAGATGAATCTATTCATGGTGTTTATATTGGATTGTTAGCGCAAGAAATTTACAAAGAGTTAAATGATGAAGAAAAGCTAGAAGCGGATCTAAAAGTAAAGCTACTATTACAAGAACTATATTTAAATGAAGAAAACTATGCAAATGAATTATACAGACCATTGGGAATACAGGAAGATGTGAAACAATTTAGTAGATATAATGCAAATAAAGCATTAATGAATTTAGGTTTAGAACCATGTTTTCCTGATGAAGAAATTAATGCGATTGTTTTAAACGGTTTAAATACAAATACTAAAAACCATGATTTCTTTTCAACAAAAGGGAACGGTTATATTAAGACATTAAATGTTGAGAAATTGACGGATGATGATTTTGTGTTTGAAATGTAG
- a CDS encoding DUF2071 domain-containing protein, producing MSNEILKITQHREFPVPSTPWIMKQTWNDLLFAHWPVRVNEIRDHIPSSLTVDEFDGFAWIGIVPFHMSNIRMRLLPPVPFTSFFPEINVRTYVKYKGKSGVYFFSLDAMNHLAVFMARKFFSLKYYYSHIEHNCKSGIHYYESKRMKKDKVMAGFTGSYKPKSKPYRTIKSSLDYWLTERYCLFCNDKSYLYRGDIHHFPWELQHAEAKIVENSMTSPLGINLSSDKPILHFSKKMDALLWLLTKVGDIR from the coding sequence ATGAGTAATGAAATTTTAAAAATAACACAACATCGAGAGTTTCCTGTACCTTCAACACCATGGATTATGAAACAAACCTGGAACGACTTGTTGTTTGCTCACTGGCCTGTTCGTGTCAACGAGATAAGAGATCATATTCCTTCTAGTTTAACTGTTGATGAGTTCGATGGGTTTGCTTGGATTGGCATTGTCCCTTTCCATATGAGTAATATAAGAATGAGGTTGCTACCACCAGTTCCTTTTACATCTTTTTTTCCAGAAATCAACGTGAGGACATATGTGAAGTATAAAGGGAAGTCAGGTGTGTATTTCTTTAGTTTAGATGCGATGAATCATTTGGCTGTTTTCATGGCTAGGAAGTTTTTTTCTTTAAAATATTATTATTCACATATAGAGCATAACTGTAAGTCTGGTATCCACTATTATGAAAGTAAGAGGATGAAGAAGGATAAAGTAATGGCTGGTTTTACTGGAAGCTATAAACCTAAATCAAAGCCCTATAGAACAATTAAAAGCTCCTTGGATTATTGGTTAACCGAAAGATACTGTTTATTTTGTAATGATAAGAGTTATTTGTACAGAGGAGATATTCATCATTTTCCATGGGAACTTCAACATGCAGAAGCTAAGATTGTGGAGAATTCAATGACCTCGCCACTAGGAATAAATTTATCTTCTGACAAACCTATATTACATTTTTCTAAAAAAATGGATGCTTTACTTTGGTTATTAACTAAGGTGGGTGATATTCGTTGA
- a CDS encoding aminoglycoside 6-adenylyltransferase gives MRNEDVVMSQIITYAENNDMVRAVILNGSRANPNTTNDIFSDYDVVFLVKDPKYFVDHQEWIQQFGETIIMQQNDIDEDNGVESYIFLMIFEDGVRIDLLFRSIEKIDKCMEDSLKVKLLDKDNILPEFEPANEEKYFTQKPTKQKFDKACNNFWWCSTYVAKSIWRDELSYAKYIYDVVMKDHMLDLISWYIGSKNDWKVNTGSLGKYYKKYLPIELWHSFEKTYSGSSYEEIWESLFEAGKLFRKLGLPTAEHLGYEYPFEDDEKVTEYLKKVKNLPKDAKKIV, from the coding sequence ATGAGAAATGAAGATGTAGTAATGAGTCAAATTATAACGTATGCTGAGAATAATGATATGGTTAGAGCAGTTATCTTAAATGGATCACGTGCTAATCCAAATACAACAAATGATATATTTAGTGATTATGATGTTGTGTTTCTAGTAAAAGATCCTAAATATTTCGTTGATCATCAAGAGTGGATTCAACAATTTGGTGAGACGATCATTATGCAACAAAATGATATCGATGAAGATAATGGTGTAGAATCTTATATATTTTTAATGATTTTTGAAGACGGAGTAAGAATAGACTTGTTGTTTCGTTCAATAGAGAAAATAGATAAGTGTATGGAAGATAGTCTTAAAGTTAAGCTTTTGGATAAGGACAACATATTACCTGAATTCGAACCCGCAAATGAGGAGAAATATTTTACACAAAAACCAACGAAACAAAAGTTTGATAAAGCTTGTAATAACTTCTGGTGGTGTTCAACTTATGTGGCTAAGAGTATTTGGAGAGATGAATTATCCTATGCAAAATATATATATGATGTCGTCATGAAAGATCATATGCTTGATTTGATTTCTTGGTACATAGGCAGCAAAAATGATTGGAAAGTAAATACGGGTTCACTTGGTAAATATTATAAAAAATACTTACCTATAGAGTTGTGGCACTCTTTTGAAAAAACATATTCTGGATCAAGTTATGAAGAAATTTGGGAATCGCTTTTTGAAGCAGGAAAATTATTTAGAAAACTAGGGTTACCTACTGCAGAGCATCTTGGTTATGAATATCCGTTTGAAGATGATGAAAAAGTAACTGAATATCTAAAAAAAGTAAAAAATCTTCCCAAAGACGCAAAGAAAATTGTTTAA
- a CDS encoding aminoglycoside adenylyltransferase domain-containing protein has product MDPFKILNKIIDKYKNILDENLVGIYLHGSLAMGCYNPSSDIDFLVVVNKPIQLNVKKELINVILHLEDVPPKGIEMSIILEKYAQKIVYPTPFELHYSNFHRDRYLSDHNYVCGDSEDPDLAAQLNIVVHRGVCLYGKEIDEVFNEVPREVYINSIHYDVRNAKSQILEDPVYIILNLCRVLNYLKENVICSKLEGGEWGKENLPQKYRILVEDAVKVYMDDLSEFYCSHQILIEFAEYMLNEIQEMIERKKIHYLSQNQMES; this is encoded by the coding sequence ATGGATCCTTTTAAAATATTAAATAAGATAATAGATAAATATAAAAATATATTAGATGAAAATCTTGTAGGAATATATTTACATGGTTCTTTAGCGATGGGTTGTTACAATCCTTCAAGTGATATAGATTTTTTAGTTGTAGTAAATAAACCTATCCAGCTAAATGTAAAAAAAGAATTGATTAATGTCATATTACATTTAGAAGATGTACCTCCAAAGGGAATTGAAATGAGCATTATTTTAGAAAAATATGCCCAGAAAATAGTTTATCCTACACCATTTGAACTTCATTATTCTAATTTTCATAGAGACAGATATTTATCTGATCATAATTATGTATGCGGTGATTCTGAAGATCCAGATCTAGCAGCTCAGTTAAATATAGTTGTCCATAGAGGGGTTTGTTTATATGGGAAAGAAATAGACGAGGTATTTAATGAAGTACCGAGAGAAGTCTATATTAACTCTATACATTACGATGTTCGTAATGCAAAGAGTCAAATCCTAGAAGATCCTGTTTATATTATTTTAAATTTATGTAGGGTTTTAAATTATTTGAAAGAAAATGTGATTTGTTCAAAACTTGAAGGAGGAGAGTGGGGCAAAGAAAATTTGCCACAAAAATATAGAATATTAGTAGAAGATGCAGTGAAGGTATATATGGATGACTTATCGGAATTTTACTGTAGTCATCAAATATTAATTGAATTCGCTGAATATATGTTAAATGAAATCCAAGAAATGATAGAAAGAAAAAAGATTCATTACTTATCGCAGAACCAAATGGAGTCTTGA
- a CDS encoding GNAT family protein, translated as MLESKNIILRTIKEEDLQQIYKLTNDLSERGEYLPLHLRSEQDFQKKFKETGYWDEEYGRMLITDKSDSILGDIIYFKNDKYMQGYEIGYQIYKKENMGKGIISEALRIFSAYLFDIKPIQRLEIIVNINNVGSRKVAEKCGYKFEGVKRKAVFLRGTYQDVDLLSLLREECPSLSEVLRYENNE; from the coding sequence ATGCTAGAAAGTAAAAATATTATACTTAGAACAATTAAAGAGGAAGATCTTCAGCAGATATATAAACTTACCAATGATTTATCCGAGCGAGGGGAGTACTTACCTCTTCATTTACGATCTGAGCAAGATTTCCAAAAAAAGTTTAAAGAAACAGGCTATTGGGATGAAGAGTATGGTAGAATGCTGATTACTGATAAATCTGACAGTATATTAGGAGATATTATATATTTTAAAAATGATAAATATATGCAAGGATATGAAATTGGGTATCAAATATATAAAAAAGAAAATATGGGAAAAGGTATAATTTCTGAAGCACTCCGTATTTTTTCTGCTTATTTATTTGATATAAAACCAATTCAACGTCTGGAAATAATTGTTAATATCAATAACGTTGGGAGTCGCAAAGTAGCTGAAAAGTGTGGATATAAGTTTGAAGGAGTAAAAAGAAAAGCCGTGTTTCTAAGAGGAACATACCAGGATGTAGATCTGTTATCACTTCTTAGGGAAGAGTGTCCATCTCTATCTGAAGTTTTGAGGTATGAGAACAATGAGTAA
- the gabT gene encoding 4-aminobutyrate--2-oxoglutarate transaminase produces the protein MTYANIKTALPGPKSKVIMDKMERFVAEAKVKKSLVPSIIKEANGAVIRDIDDNTFIDLAGGVGSLNVGHSNPLVVDQVLETSKKYTHTDFTVIPYEPYIDLAEKLCMRAPGTFHKKACFLNSGAEAVESAVKIARKYTGKKAIICFEGAFHGRTYMALTLTSKVRPYKAEMGPFASDVYRIPYPYTYRWPGHPSEEEVCDIAIEQLKNVFEYRVAAEETAAVIIEPIQGEAGFIVPPKSYLNRVQQLCKDLGILFIVDEVQTGFGRTGKFFASEHFGLEPDLITVGKSIAAGLPLSGVIGKAEIMDSAGDGAIGGTFVGNPVACSAGLGVVESYDELDLGNRANKIGEKIRAAFEALSERSSLVGEIRGVGAMVAIELVNDQSTREPATEQTTRIIHECVQRGVILFKAGIYGNVLRFLCPLVITNEQLDEALTIITEVIESVETIQS, from the coding sequence TTGACATATGCTAACATAAAAACTGCTTTACCAGGACCAAAATCAAAAGTAATTATGGATAAAATGGAAAGATTTGTAGCTGAAGCAAAAGTGAAAAAAAGCCTAGTCCCCTCTATTATTAAAGAAGCCAATGGTGCTGTTATTAGAGACATAGATGATAATACTTTTATAGACTTGGCTGGTGGTGTAGGTTCGCTAAATGTGGGTCACAGTAACCCATTAGTTGTTGATCAGGTTTTAGAGACTAGTAAAAAATATACACATACTGACTTTACAGTTATCCCTTATGAACCTTATATAGACTTAGCTGAAAAACTATGTATGAGAGCGCCAGGGACATTTCATAAAAAAGCATGTTTTTTAAATTCTGGTGCAGAAGCAGTTGAAAGCGCAGTAAAAATTGCTAGAAAATATACGGGAAAGAAAGCAATCATTTGTTTTGAAGGTGCTTTTCATGGTAGGACCTATATGGCTCTTACCCTAACTAGTAAAGTGAGACCATATAAAGCTGAGATGGGTCCGTTTGCTTCAGATGTTTATCGAATTCCTTATCCTTATACTTATCGTTGGCCGGGTCATCCAAGTGAAGAAGAAGTATGTGATATTGCCATAGAGCAATTAAAAAATGTATTTGAATATAGGGTTGCTGCAGAAGAAACAGCCGCTGTAATAATTGAACCCATTCAAGGTGAAGCTGGATTTATCGTACCTCCTAAAAGTTATTTAAATCGAGTACAGCAATTATGTAAAGATTTAGGCATTCTTTTTATCGTTGATGAAGTACAAACTGGTTTTGGAAGAACTGGGAAGTTTTTTGCATCTGAACACTTTGGACTAGAGCCTGACTTAATTACAGTAGGTAAGTCAATTGCAGCAGGTTTACCTCTCTCAGGTGTAATAGGAAAGGCAGAAATTATGGATTCAGCTGGTGATGGTGCAATTGGAGGAACGTTTGTAGGAAATCCTGTCGCTTGTTCTGCAGGACTTGGTGTGGTAGAATCATACGATGAGTTGGATTTAGGAAATAGGGCAAACAAAATTGGTGAAAAAATAAGAGCTGCGTTTGAAGCTCTTTCAGAGAGATCTTCATTAGTGGGTGAGATCAGAGGAGTTGGAGCCATGGTCGCAATCGAGCTAGTGAATGATCAATCAACTAGAGAACCTGCAACCGAACAAACCACTAGAATCATTCATGAATGTGTTCAAAGAGGTGTGATATTATTTAAAGCTGGAATATATGGAAATGTTTTAAGGTTTTTATGCCCTTTAGTTATTACCAATGAACAACTAGATGAGGCACTAACGATTATTACTGAAGTTATTGAATCAGTGGAAACTATTCAATCGTAA